In Drosophila pseudoobscura strain MV-25-SWS-2005 chromosome 4, UCI_Dpse_MV25, whole genome shotgun sequence, the following proteins share a genomic window:
- the Ndae1 gene encoding sodium bicarbonate cotransporter 3 isoform X10, with translation MPQQAYLKHIHGHGRLPRVIATDSSRPWTMNSSSGDDEAPKDPRTGGEDFTQQFTENDFEGHRAHTVYVGVHVPGGRRHSQRRRKHHHSGPGGAGGAGGGGSVGGSGSIGGAGGLSSKDSSSEKQQEVERPVTPPAQRVQFILGEDVDVDGTHVSHPLFSEMGMLVKEGDEIEWKETARWIKFEEDVEEGGNRWSKPHVATLSLHSLFELRRLLVNGTVMLDMEAPNLEVMADLVCDQMVSAGTLPPGVKDKVKDALLRRHRHQHEYAKKTRLPIIRSLADMRNHSSSKKKKSNSKNLRPTQNLPVITEDMVKSPSSQSMARPSSGTELNEQQHKGNTHFMRKIPPGAEASNILVGEVDFLERTLSCFIRLSQAALMGDLTEVPVPTRFIFILLGPPGSQSNFHEIGRAMATLMSDEIFHEVAYRARKREHLLAGVDEFLDAVTVLPPGEWDPTIRIEPPAAIPSQDVRKRPPELPKEEIDEEEEEARLREENGLSRTGRIFGGLINDVKRKIPWYWSDYRDAFSMQCVASWIFLYFACLSPIITFGGLLAEATGKNMAAMESLVSGFVCGMGYGFFSGQPLTILGSTGPVLVFESIIYEFCMKMDWDYMTFRFWIGMWVAGICIVLTAIDASALVCYITRFTEENFATLIAFIFIYKAIENVVVIGKNFPVNQGIYDCVCIPPPGSNASVVEYAKYNWDYCEPNNGTLVGGDCGTPPTENVFLMSVVLCTGTFIISTILKDFKNALFFPSAVRQYISDFSVLIAIFAMTFFDYSLGVPTQKLEVPAELKPTLDSRGWLIPPFSERNPWWSPIIAVFPALLGTILIFMDQQITAVIVNRKENKLKKGCGYHLDLFVLSILIAICSVMGLPWFVAATVLSINHVNSLKLESECSAPGEKPQFLGVREQRVTHIMIFLTIGVSVLLTPLLGHIPMPVLFGVFLYMGVASLKGLQFFDRILIMFMPAKYQPDYMFLRQVPIKRVHLFTVIQLACLIILWLIKSFSQTSILFPLMLVVMIGIRKALDLVFTRRELKILDDIMPEMTKRAAADDLHQLDAEDNHHQHQQPPGAGTGTGPNYNPNNAGPTTIHIPLSGSKPASGNGSGINIPQEAVNRTTVWQQINKDGNGISEQLIIPVTVKVRQINGNQTENLIRRSNCGVDILHQQKHPFESMI, from the exons ACCCTGGACCATGAACTCCTCGAGTGGTGACGATGAGGCGCCCAAGGACCCGCGTACTGGAGGCGAGGACTTTACGCAACAATTTACAGAGAACGATTTCGAGG GACATCGCGCACACACCGTCTATGTGGGTGTTCATGTGCCAGGAGGCAGACGCCATTCCCAGCGCCGACGCAAGCACCATCACAGCGGTCCTGGAGGGGCAGGTGGAGCTGGAGGCGGCGGTTCCGTCGGTGGCTCCGGCAGCATTGGAGGTGCTGGTGGCCTCTCCAGCAAGGACAGCAGCAGTGAAAAGCAACAGGAAGTGGAGCGTCCAG TAACACCGCCCGCACAACGTGTACAATTCATACTCGGCGAGGATGTTGATGTCGATGGGACACATGTATCGCATCCTTTGTTCTCGGAAATGGGAATGCTGGTAAAGGAGGGCGACGAGATCGAGTGGAAGGAGACGGCGCGCTGGATCAAGTTCGAGGAGGATGTGGAGGAGGGCGGCAATCGGTGGTCCAAGCCCCACGTGGCCACGCTCTCCCTGCACTCGCTGTTCGAGCTGCGGCGCCTGCTGGTCAACGGCACCGTCATGCTAGACATGGAGGCACCCAATCTGGAGGTGATGGCCGACCTGGTCTGCGACCAGATGGTCAGTGCCGGCACCCTTCCCCCCGGCGTCAAGGACAAGGTCAAGGATGCCCTGCTGCGTCGACACCGGCATCAGCACGAGTATGCCAAGAAGACACGGCTACCCATCATTCGGTCCCTGGCCGATATGCGCAACCATTCGTCATCGAAAA AGAAAAAATCTAATTCTAAAAACTTGCGACCCACACAAAATCTTCCGGTGATCACAGAGGACATGGTAAAGAGTCCCAGCAGCCAGTCGATGGCACGTCCCAGCAGCGGAACGGAGCTcaacgagcagcagcacaaggGAAACACACACTTTATGAGGAAGATCCCTCCCGGTGCAGAGGCCAGTAATATTTTGGTTGGCGAAGTGGACTTTCTGGAGCGGACACTCTCCTGCTTCATCCGCTTAAGCCAGGCAGCGCTAATGGGCGATCTGACAGAGGTGCCAGTGCCCACAAG ATTCATCTTTATTTTGCTTGGACCACCTGGTAGCCAGAGCAATTTCCATGAGATTGGACGTGCCATGGCCACCCTGATGTCGGATGAGATCTTCCACGAGGTGGCCTATCGGGCACGAAAGCGAGAGCATCTGCTGGCCGGCGTTGACGAGTTCCTCGATGCGGTCACCGTTTTACCTCCTGGGGAATGGGATCCCACCATTCGCATTGAGCCGCCGGCGGCTATACCCTCCCAGGATGTCCGCAAGCGACCACCAGAGCTGCCAAAGGAGGAGatcgacgaggaggaggaagaggcgCGACTCAGGGAGGAGAATGGTCTCTCACGAACAGGTCGCATCTTTGGCGGTCTGATAAACGATGTGAAGCGAAAGATCCCCTGGTACTGGAGCGACTATCGCGATGCGTTTTCCATGCAATGCGTGGCATCGTGGATCTTCCTGTACTTCGCCTGCCTCTCGCCAATCATCACGTTCGGAGGCCTCTTGGCGGAGGCCACCGGCAAGAATATGGCAGCGATGGAGAGTCTGGTGTCAGGGTTCGTCTGTGGCATGGGCTATGGCTTCTTTTCGGGTCAGCCGTTGACAATATTGGGTTCCACCGGTCCAGTACTGGTCTTTGAGTCAATCATCTATGAGTTCTGCATGAAAATGGACTGGGACTATATGACATTCCGGTTCTGGATCGGCATGTGGGTCGCCGGCATTTGTATCGTCCTGACCGCGATAGATGCCAGTGCTCTCGTCTGCTACATAACCCGCTTCACCGAGGAGAACTTTGCCACCCTGATTGCTTTCATTTTCATCTACAAGGCCATCGAGAACGTGGTTGTAATCGGGAAGAATTTCCCTGTGAATCAGGGCATATACGATTGTGTCTGCATACCGCCGCCAGGCAGCAATGCCAGTGTTGTGGAGTATGCCAAATACAACTGGGATTATTGTGAG CCGAACAATGGAACTCTTGTTGGCGGCGACTGTGGTACTCCACCCACTGAGAATGTCTTCCTCATGTCGGTGGTTCTGTGCACCGGTACCTTCATCATCTCCACCATTCTGAAGGACTTTAAGAACGCCCTGTTCTTCCCCTCGGCTGTGCGCCAGTACATCAGTGACTTTTCCGTGCTGATTGCCATTTTTGCCATGACATTCTTCGACTACTCGTTGGGCGTGCCCACACAGAAGTTGGAGGTTCCTGCAGAACTGAAGCCCACGCTGGATTCGAGGGGTTGGCTCATTCCACCTTTCAGCGAACGGAATCCCTGGTGGTCGCCGATCATTGCCGTGTTCCCCGCTCTACTGGGAACCATTCTGATCTTCATGGATCAGCAGATTACAGCTGTGATCGTCAATCGCAAGGAGAACAAATTGAAGAAGGGCTGTGGCTACCATTTGGATCTGTTTGTTCTCTCAATTCTTATTGCCATTTGCAGTGTGATGGGTCTGCCATG gtttgtggctgccactgttCTGAGCATCAATCATGTAAATTCCTTGAAACTTGAATCGGAGTGCTCGGCCCCTGGCGAGAAGCCACAGTTCCTGGGTGTTCGCGAGCAGCGTGTGACACACATCATGATCTTCCTAACGATCGGTGTTTCGGTGCTGCTGACACCGCTGCTCGGTCACATTCCCATGCCGGTTCTGTTCGGTGTGTTCCTTTATATGGGCGTGGCCTCGCTCAAGGGTCTGCAGTTCTTTGATCGCATACTGATCATGTTCATGCCAGCCAAATACCAGCCAGATTACATGTTCCTGCGACAG GTTCCCATCAAGCGAGTTCATTTGTTCACCGTCATACAGCTGGCCTGTCTGATCATACTCTGGCTAATCAAATCCTTCTCGCAGACGTCAATTCTCTTCCCTCTCATGCTGGTGGTGATGATCGGCATACGCAAGGCCCTCGATCTGGTCTTTACGCGTCGAGAGCTTAAAATCCTCGACGATATTATGCCGGAGATGACGAAGCGAGCCGCCGCCGATGATCTGCATCAATTGGACGCTGAG GataatcatcatcagcatcagcaaccGCCTGGGGCGGGTACTGGCACAGGACCCAACTATAATCCGAATAATGCGGGTCCCACCACCATACACATTCCTCTCTCTGGCAGCAAGCCGGCCAGTGGCAATGGATCGGGCATAAATATACCCCAAGAGGCGGTGAATCGCACCACAGTctggcagcagatcaacaagGATGGGAATGGCATATCCGAGCAGCTCATCATACCAGTGACCGTCAAAGTTCGACAGATCAATGGAAATCA AACAGAAAATTTGATACGTCGAAGCAATTGTGGCGTGGATATCTTACACCAACAGAAACATCCGTTTGAGTCAATGATTTAA
- the Ndae1 gene encoding sodium bicarbonate cotransporter 3 isoform X6: protein MPQQAYLKHIHGHGRLPRVIATDSSRPWTMNSSSGDDEAPKDPRTGGEDFTQQFTENDFEGHRAHTVYVGVHVPGGRRHSQRRRKHHHSGPGGAGGAGGGGSVGGSGSIGGAGGLSSKDSSSEKQQEVERPVTPPAQRVQFILGEDVDVDGTHVSHPLFSEMGMLVKEGDEIEWKETARWIKFEEDVEEGGNRWSKPHVATLSLHSLFELRRLLVNGTVMLDMEAPNLEVMADLVCDQMVSAGTLPPGVKDKVKDALLRRHRHQHEYAKKTRLPIIRSLADMRNHSSSKKKKSNSKNLRPTQNLPVITEDMVKSPSSQSMARPSSGTELNEQQHKGNTHFMRKIPPGAEASNILVGEVDFLERTLSCFIRLSQAALMGDLTEVPVPTRFIFILLGPPGSQSNFHEIGRAMATLMSDEIFHEVAYRARKREHLLAGVDEFLDAVTVLPPGEWDPTIRIEPPAAIPSQDVRKRPPELPKEEIDEEEEEARLREENGLSRTGRIFGGLINDVKRKIPWYWSDYRDAFSMQCVASWIFLYFACLSPIITFGGLLAEATGKNMAAMESLVSGFVCGMGYGFFSGQPLTILGSTGPVLVFESIIYEFCMKMDWDYMTFRFWIGMWVAGICIVLTAIDASALVCYITRFTEENFATLIAFIFIYKAIENVVVIGKNFPVNQGIYDCVCIPPPGSNASVVEYAKYNWDYCEPNNGTLVGGDCGTPPTENVFLMSVVLCTGTFIISTILKDFKNALFFPSAVRQYISDFSVLIAIFAMTFFDYSLGVPTQKLEVPAELKPTLDSRGWLIPPFSERNPWWSPIIAVFPALLGTILIFMDQQITAVIVNRKENKLKKGCGYHLDLFVLSILIAICSVMGLPWFVAATVLSINHVNSLKLESECSAPGEKPQFLGVREQRVTHIMIFLTIGVSVLLTPLLGHIPMPVLFGVFLYMGVASLKGLQFFDRILIMFMPAKYQPDYMFLRQVPIKRVHLFTVIQLACLIILWLIKSFSQTSILFPLMLVVMIGIRKALDLVFTRRELKILDDIMPEMTKRAAADDLHQLDAEDNHHQHQQPPGAGTGTGPNYNPNNAGPTTIHIPLSGSKPASGNGSGINIPQEAVNRTTVWQQINKDGNGISEQLIIPVTVKVRQINGNHASTNAALSPRLSPMHEADETEVTINTSNSSPQQQIINCKEAAAKLEGSTVTSQNPANITPV, encoded by the exons ACCCTGGACCATGAACTCCTCGAGTGGTGACGATGAGGCGCCCAAGGACCCGCGTACTGGAGGCGAGGACTTTACGCAACAATTTACAGAGAACGATTTCGAGG GACATCGCGCACACACCGTCTATGTGGGTGTTCATGTGCCAGGAGGCAGACGCCATTCCCAGCGCCGACGCAAGCACCATCACAGCGGTCCTGGAGGGGCAGGTGGAGCTGGAGGCGGCGGTTCCGTCGGTGGCTCCGGCAGCATTGGAGGTGCTGGTGGCCTCTCCAGCAAGGACAGCAGCAGTGAAAAGCAACAGGAAGTGGAGCGTCCAG TAACACCGCCCGCACAACGTGTACAATTCATACTCGGCGAGGATGTTGATGTCGATGGGACACATGTATCGCATCCTTTGTTCTCGGAAATGGGAATGCTGGTAAAGGAGGGCGACGAGATCGAGTGGAAGGAGACGGCGCGCTGGATCAAGTTCGAGGAGGATGTGGAGGAGGGCGGCAATCGGTGGTCCAAGCCCCACGTGGCCACGCTCTCCCTGCACTCGCTGTTCGAGCTGCGGCGCCTGCTGGTCAACGGCACCGTCATGCTAGACATGGAGGCACCCAATCTGGAGGTGATGGCCGACCTGGTCTGCGACCAGATGGTCAGTGCCGGCACCCTTCCCCCCGGCGTCAAGGACAAGGTCAAGGATGCCCTGCTGCGTCGACACCGGCATCAGCACGAGTATGCCAAGAAGACACGGCTACCCATCATTCGGTCCCTGGCCGATATGCGCAACCATTCGTCATCGAAAA AGAAAAAATCTAATTCTAAAAACTTGCGACCCACACAAAATCTTCCGGTGATCACAGAGGACATGGTAAAGAGTCCCAGCAGCCAGTCGATGGCACGTCCCAGCAGCGGAACGGAGCTcaacgagcagcagcacaaggGAAACACACACTTTATGAGGAAGATCCCTCCCGGTGCAGAGGCCAGTAATATTTTGGTTGGCGAAGTGGACTTTCTGGAGCGGACACTCTCCTGCTTCATCCGCTTAAGCCAGGCAGCGCTAATGGGCGATCTGACAGAGGTGCCAGTGCCCACAAG ATTCATCTTTATTTTGCTTGGACCACCTGGTAGCCAGAGCAATTTCCATGAGATTGGACGTGCCATGGCCACCCTGATGTCGGATGAGATCTTCCACGAGGTGGCCTATCGGGCACGAAAGCGAGAGCATCTGCTGGCCGGCGTTGACGAGTTCCTCGATGCGGTCACCGTTTTACCTCCTGGGGAATGGGATCCCACCATTCGCATTGAGCCGCCGGCGGCTATACCCTCCCAGGATGTCCGCAAGCGACCACCAGAGCTGCCAAAGGAGGAGatcgacgaggaggaggaagaggcgCGACTCAGGGAGGAGAATGGTCTCTCACGAACAGGTCGCATCTTTGGCGGTCTGATAAACGATGTGAAGCGAAAGATCCCCTGGTACTGGAGCGACTATCGCGATGCGTTTTCCATGCAATGCGTGGCATCGTGGATCTTCCTGTACTTCGCCTGCCTCTCGCCAATCATCACGTTCGGAGGCCTCTTGGCGGAGGCCACCGGCAAGAATATGGCAGCGATGGAGAGTCTGGTGTCAGGGTTCGTCTGTGGCATGGGCTATGGCTTCTTTTCGGGTCAGCCGTTGACAATATTGGGTTCCACCGGTCCAGTACTGGTCTTTGAGTCAATCATCTATGAGTTCTGCATGAAAATGGACTGGGACTATATGACATTCCGGTTCTGGATCGGCATGTGGGTCGCCGGCATTTGTATCGTCCTGACCGCGATAGATGCCAGTGCTCTCGTCTGCTACATAACCCGCTTCACCGAGGAGAACTTTGCCACCCTGATTGCTTTCATTTTCATCTACAAGGCCATCGAGAACGTGGTTGTAATCGGGAAGAATTTCCCTGTGAATCAGGGCATATACGATTGTGTCTGCATACCGCCGCCAGGCAGCAATGCCAGTGTTGTGGAGTATGCCAAATACAACTGGGATTATTGTGAG CCGAACAATGGAACTCTTGTTGGCGGCGACTGTGGTACTCCACCCACTGAGAATGTCTTCCTCATGTCGGTGGTTCTGTGCACCGGTACCTTCATCATCTCCACCATTCTGAAGGACTTTAAGAACGCCCTGTTCTTCCCCTCGGCTGTGCGCCAGTACATCAGTGACTTTTCCGTGCTGATTGCCATTTTTGCCATGACATTCTTCGACTACTCGTTGGGCGTGCCCACACAGAAGTTGGAGGTTCCTGCAGAACTGAAGCCCACGCTGGATTCGAGGGGTTGGCTCATTCCACCTTTCAGCGAACGGAATCCCTGGTGGTCGCCGATCATTGCCGTGTTCCCCGCTCTACTGGGAACCATTCTGATCTTCATGGATCAGCAGATTACAGCTGTGATCGTCAATCGCAAGGAGAACAAATTGAAGAAGGGCTGTGGCTACCATTTGGATCTGTTTGTTCTCTCAATTCTTATTGCCATTTGCAGTGTGATGGGTCTGCCATG gtttgtggctgccactgttCTGAGCATCAATCATGTAAATTCCTTGAAACTTGAATCGGAGTGCTCGGCCCCTGGCGAGAAGCCACAGTTCCTGGGTGTTCGCGAGCAGCGTGTGACACACATCATGATCTTCCTAACGATCGGTGTTTCGGTGCTGCTGACACCGCTGCTCGGTCACATTCCCATGCCGGTTCTGTTCGGTGTGTTCCTTTATATGGGCGTGGCCTCGCTCAAGGGTCTGCAGTTCTTTGATCGCATACTGATCATGTTCATGCCAGCCAAATACCAGCCAGATTACATGTTCCTGCGACAG GTTCCCATCAAGCGAGTTCATTTGTTCACCGTCATACAGCTGGCCTGTCTGATCATACTCTGGCTAATCAAATCCTTCTCGCAGACGTCAATTCTCTTCCCTCTCATGCTGGTGGTGATGATCGGCATACGCAAGGCCCTCGATCTGGTCTTTACGCGTCGAGAGCTTAAAATCCTCGACGATATTATGCCGGAGATGACGAAGCGAGCCGCCGCCGATGATCTGCATCAATTGGACGCTGAG GataatcatcatcagcatcagcaaccGCCTGGGGCGGGTACTGGCACAGGACCCAACTATAATCCGAATAATGCGGGTCCCACCACCATACACATTCCTCTCTCTGGCAGCAAGCCGGCCAGTGGCAATGGATCGGGCATAAATATACCCCAAGAGGCGGTGAATCGCACCACAGTctggcagcagatcaacaagGATGGGAATGGCATATCCGAGCAGCTCATCATACCAGTGACCGTCAAAGTTCGACAGATCAATGGAAATCA TGCCTCAACAAATGCCGCCCTCTCGCCGCGCCTATCGCCCATGCACGAGGCGGATGAGACCGAAGTCACCATCAATACGTCGAATTCAAGtccacagcagcagatcaTCAACTGTAAGGAGGCGGCAGCCAAGCTTGAAGGATCCACGGTCACCAGCCAGAATCCGGCCAACATAACACCCGTCTAA
- the Ndae1 gene encoding electroneutral sodium bicarbonate exchanger 1 isoform X15, protein MPQQAYLKHIHGHGRLPRVIATDSSRPWTMNSSSGDDEAPKDPRTGGEDFTQQFTENDFEGHRAHTVYVGVHVPGGRRHSQRRRKHHHSGPGGAGGAGGGGSVGGSGSIGGAGGLSSKDSSSEKQQEVERPVTPPAQRVQFILGEDVDVDGTHVSHPLFSEMGMLVKEGDEIEWKETARWIKFEEDVEEGGNRWSKPHVATLSLHSLFELRRLLVNGTVMLDMEAPNLEVMADLVCDQMVSAGTLPPGVKDKVKDALLRRHRHQHEYAKKTRLPIIRSLADMRNHSSSKKKKSNSKNLRPTQNLPVITEDMVKSPSSQSMARPSSGTELNEQQHKGNTHFMRKIPPGAEASNILVGEVDFLERTLSCFIRLSQAALMGDLTEVPVPTRFIFILLGPPGSQSNFHEIGRAMATLMSDEIFHEVAYRARKREHLLAGVDEFLDAVTVLPPGEWDPTIRIEPPAAIPSQDVRKRPPELPKEEIDEEEEEARLREENGLSRTGRIFGGLINDVKRKIPWYWSDYRDAFSMQCVASWIFLYFACLSPIITFGGLLAEATGKNMAAMESLVSGFVCGMGYGFFSGQPLTILGSTGPVLVFESIIYEFCMKMDWDYMTFRFWIGMWVAGICIVLTAIDASALVCYITRFTEENFATLIAFIFIYKAIENVVVIGKNFPVNQGIYDCVCIPPPGSNASVVEYAKYNWDYCEPNNGTLVGGDCGTPPTENVFLMSVVLCTGTFIISTILKDFKNALFFPSAVRQYISDFSVLIAIFAMTFFDYSLGVPTQKLEVPAELKPTLDSRGWLIPPFSERNPWWSPIIAVFPALLGTILIFMDQQITAVIVNRKENKLKKGCGYHLDLFVLSILIAICSVMGLPWFVAATVLSINHVNSLKLESECSAPGEKPQFLGVREQRVTHIMIFLTIGVSVLLTPLLGHIPMPVLFGVFLYMGVASLKGLQFFDRILIMFMPAKYQPDYMFLRQVPIKRVHLFTVIQLACLIILWLIKSFSQTSILFPLMLVVMIGIRKALDLVFTRRELKILDDIMPEMTKRAAADDLHQLDAENRKFDTSKQLWRGYLTPTETSV, encoded by the exons ACCCTGGACCATGAACTCCTCGAGTGGTGACGATGAGGCGCCCAAGGACCCGCGTACTGGAGGCGAGGACTTTACGCAACAATTTACAGAGAACGATTTCGAGG GACATCGCGCACACACCGTCTATGTGGGTGTTCATGTGCCAGGAGGCAGACGCCATTCCCAGCGCCGACGCAAGCACCATCACAGCGGTCCTGGAGGGGCAGGTGGAGCTGGAGGCGGCGGTTCCGTCGGTGGCTCCGGCAGCATTGGAGGTGCTGGTGGCCTCTCCAGCAAGGACAGCAGCAGTGAAAAGCAACAGGAAGTGGAGCGTCCAG TAACACCGCCCGCACAACGTGTACAATTCATACTCGGCGAGGATGTTGATGTCGATGGGACACATGTATCGCATCCTTTGTTCTCGGAAATGGGAATGCTGGTAAAGGAGGGCGACGAGATCGAGTGGAAGGAGACGGCGCGCTGGATCAAGTTCGAGGAGGATGTGGAGGAGGGCGGCAATCGGTGGTCCAAGCCCCACGTGGCCACGCTCTCCCTGCACTCGCTGTTCGAGCTGCGGCGCCTGCTGGTCAACGGCACCGTCATGCTAGACATGGAGGCACCCAATCTGGAGGTGATGGCCGACCTGGTCTGCGACCAGATGGTCAGTGCCGGCACCCTTCCCCCCGGCGTCAAGGACAAGGTCAAGGATGCCCTGCTGCGTCGACACCGGCATCAGCACGAGTATGCCAAGAAGACACGGCTACCCATCATTCGGTCCCTGGCCGATATGCGCAACCATTCGTCATCGAAAA AGAAAAAATCTAATTCTAAAAACTTGCGACCCACACAAAATCTTCCGGTGATCACAGAGGACATGGTAAAGAGTCCCAGCAGCCAGTCGATGGCACGTCCCAGCAGCGGAACGGAGCTcaacgagcagcagcacaaggGAAACACACACTTTATGAGGAAGATCCCTCCCGGTGCAGAGGCCAGTAATATTTTGGTTGGCGAAGTGGACTTTCTGGAGCGGACACTCTCCTGCTTCATCCGCTTAAGCCAGGCAGCGCTAATGGGCGATCTGACAGAGGTGCCAGTGCCCACAAG ATTCATCTTTATTTTGCTTGGACCACCTGGTAGCCAGAGCAATTTCCATGAGATTGGACGTGCCATGGCCACCCTGATGTCGGATGAGATCTTCCACGAGGTGGCCTATCGGGCACGAAAGCGAGAGCATCTGCTGGCCGGCGTTGACGAGTTCCTCGATGCGGTCACCGTTTTACCTCCTGGGGAATGGGATCCCACCATTCGCATTGAGCCGCCGGCGGCTATACCCTCCCAGGATGTCCGCAAGCGACCACCAGAGCTGCCAAAGGAGGAGatcgacgaggaggaggaagaggcgCGACTCAGGGAGGAGAATGGTCTCTCACGAACAGGTCGCATCTTTGGCGGTCTGATAAACGATGTGAAGCGAAAGATCCCCTGGTACTGGAGCGACTATCGCGATGCGTTTTCCATGCAATGCGTGGCATCGTGGATCTTCCTGTACTTCGCCTGCCTCTCGCCAATCATCACGTTCGGAGGCCTCTTGGCGGAGGCCACCGGCAAGAATATGGCAGCGATGGAGAGTCTGGTGTCAGGGTTCGTCTGTGGCATGGGCTATGGCTTCTTTTCGGGTCAGCCGTTGACAATATTGGGTTCCACCGGTCCAGTACTGGTCTTTGAGTCAATCATCTATGAGTTCTGCATGAAAATGGACTGGGACTATATGACATTCCGGTTCTGGATCGGCATGTGGGTCGCCGGCATTTGTATCGTCCTGACCGCGATAGATGCCAGTGCTCTCGTCTGCTACATAACCCGCTTCACCGAGGAGAACTTTGCCACCCTGATTGCTTTCATTTTCATCTACAAGGCCATCGAGAACGTGGTTGTAATCGGGAAGAATTTCCCTGTGAATCAGGGCATATACGATTGTGTCTGCATACCGCCGCCAGGCAGCAATGCCAGTGTTGTGGAGTATGCCAAATACAACTGGGATTATTGTGAG CCGAACAATGGAACTCTTGTTGGCGGCGACTGTGGTACTCCACCCACTGAGAATGTCTTCCTCATGTCGGTGGTTCTGTGCACCGGTACCTTCATCATCTCCACCATTCTGAAGGACTTTAAGAACGCCCTGTTCTTCCCCTCGGCTGTGCGCCAGTACATCAGTGACTTTTCCGTGCTGATTGCCATTTTTGCCATGACATTCTTCGACTACTCGTTGGGCGTGCCCACACAGAAGTTGGAGGTTCCTGCAGAACTGAAGCCCACGCTGGATTCGAGGGGTTGGCTCATTCCACCTTTCAGCGAACGGAATCCCTGGTGGTCGCCGATCATTGCCGTGTTCCCCGCTCTACTGGGAACCATTCTGATCTTCATGGATCAGCAGATTACAGCTGTGATCGTCAATCGCAAGGAGAACAAATTGAAGAAGGGCTGTGGCTACCATTTGGATCTGTTTGTTCTCTCAATTCTTATTGCCATTTGCAGTGTGATGGGTCTGCCATG gtttgtggctgccactgttCTGAGCATCAATCATGTAAATTCCTTGAAACTTGAATCGGAGTGCTCGGCCCCTGGCGAGAAGCCACAGTTCCTGGGTGTTCGCGAGCAGCGTGTGACACACATCATGATCTTCCTAACGATCGGTGTTTCGGTGCTGCTGACACCGCTGCTCGGTCACATTCCCATGCCGGTTCTGTTCGGTGTGTTCCTTTATATGGGCGTGGCCTCGCTCAAGGGTCTGCAGTTCTTTGATCGCATACTGATCATGTTCATGCCAGCCAAATACCAGCCAGATTACATGTTCCTGCGACAG GTTCCCATCAAGCGAGTTCATTTGTTCACCGTCATACAGCTGGCCTGTCTGATCATACTCTGGCTAATCAAATCCTTCTCGCAGACGTCAATTCTCTTCCCTCTCATGCTGGTGGTGATGATCGGCATACGCAAGGCCCTCGATCTGGTCTTTACGCGTCGAGAGCTTAAAATCCTCGACGATATTATGCCGGAGATGACGAAGCGAGCCGCCGCCGATGATCTGCATCAATTGGACGCTGAG AACAGAAAATTTGATACGTCGAAGCAATTGTGGCGTGGATATCTTACACCAACAGAAACATCCGTTTGA